In Pongo pygmaeus isolate AG05252 chromosome 13, NHGRI_mPonPyg2-v2.0_pri, whole genome shotgun sequence, one genomic interval encodes:
- the LOC129044175 gene encoding ADP-ribosylation factor 4-like has protein sequence MHILLFGLDAAGKMTILYKLKLGEVVTTIPTTGFNVETAEYKNTCFTVWDVGGQDGIRPLWKHYFQNTQGLIFVVDSNDRGRIQEVADELQKMLLVDDLRDAVLLLFANKQDLPHDMAVSEMTDKLGLQSLHNRTWYVQATCATQGTGLYEGLD, from the coding sequence ATGCACATTTTGCTGTTTGGATTGGATGCTGCTGGCAAGATGACCATTCTGTATAAACTGAAGTTAGGGGAGGTAGTCACCACCATTCCTACCACTGGTTTTAACGTGGAAACAGCAGAATATAAGAACACTTGTTTCACAGTATGGGATGTTGGTGGTCAAGACGGAATTAGGCCTCTCTGGAAGCATTACTTCCAGAATACCCAGGGTCTTATTTTTGTGGTAGATAGCAATGATCGTGGAAGAATTCAGGAAGTAGCAGATGAGCTGCAGAAAATGCTTCTGGTAGATGACTTGAGAGATGCAGTGCTGCTGCTTTTTGCAAACAAACAGGATTTGCCACATGATATGGCCGTCAGTGAAATGACAGATAAACTAGGTCTTCAGTCTCTTCATAACAGAACATGGTATGTTCAAGCCACTTGTGCAACACAAGGAACTGGTCTGTATGAGGGACTTGACTGA